The proteins below come from a single Aegilops tauschii subsp. strangulata cultivar AL8/78 chromosome 6, Aet v6.0, whole genome shotgun sequence genomic window:
- the LOC109770472 gene encoding plant intracellular Ras-group-related LRR protein 6, translating into MERILKSARESGSLNLSNRSLSEVPGEVYNNLDTGSLDDKWWEGVDLQKLILAHNNLEVLREDLRNLSSLVVLNISHNQLSSVPAAIGDLPLLKSLDVSFNQIKFIPEEVGLATALVKVDFSNNCLTELPASLGRCLNLSELKASNNNISRLPDELAGCCKLSKFDLEGNKLVLLPENMFTSWTLLTELNAAKNQLTTIPASIGALSKLVRMDLHQNKITSIPSSIKGCSSLAEFYMGNNLLSTIPDDIGMLSKLGTLDLHSNQMKEYPVGACKLKLSFLDLSNNALSGLPPELGTMTTLRKLLLSGNPMRALRSSLVSGPTSTLMKYLRSRLSSEEEASGSRATPTKVDQISAARRLSVSSKELNLSGLGVPNVPPAAWETSDVVKLDLSKNLIEDLPNELSLCSSLQALILSNNKIKKWPGMVVSSLPSLTSLKLDNNPLAEISPTDLESLSKLEILDLSGNASSLSEPSVVSSLPQLQELYLRRMKLQEFPIGLVQLKHLRILNLSQNNLTTIPEGIKDFSALIELDLSDNNITRLPAELGLLEPSLQVLKLDGNPLRSIRRTVLERGTKAVLSYLKEKLPSN; encoded by the exons ATGGAGCGGATCCTCAAGTCCGCCAGGGAGTCCGGCTCCCTCAACCTCTCCAACCGCTCCCTCAG CGAGGTGCCTGGGGAGGTGTACAACAACTTGGACACGGGCAGCCTGGATGACAAATGGTGGGAG GGAGTAGACCTCCAGAAGCTCATATTGGCTCATAACAACCTGGAAGTGTTAAGAGAAGACCTTAGGAATCTGTCTTCTCTTGTGGTATTAAACATAAGCCACAATCAGCTATCCTCTGTTCCTGCAGCCATTGGAGA CCTTCCGTTGTTAAAATCATTGGATGTCTCGTTCAATCAAATAAAATTTATACCCGAAGAAGTTGGCTTGGCTACTGCTTTAGTCAA GGTTGATTTCTCAAATAATTGCCTCACTGAGCTGCCAGCTAGCCTTGGCAGATGCTTGAACTTGTCAGAACTTAAG GCATCAAACAACAACATATCCAGATTACCAGATGAACTTGCTGGTTGCTGCAAGCTAAGTAAATTTGATCTGGAG GGAAACAAGCTTGTGCTACTTCCAGAAAATATGTTCACATCATGGACACTGCTCACAGAGCTGAATGCTG CGAAAAATCAACTTACGACCATTCCGGCTAGTATCGGAGCACTTTCAAAATTAGTTCGAATGGACCTGCACCAGAACA AGATAACTTCGATTCCTTCTTCCATAAAGGGATGCTCTTCTCTAGCTGAGTTCTACATGGG AAATAATCTATTGTCGACAATACCAGATGATATTGGCATGCTATCAAAATTAGGAACACTTGATCTTCACTCCAATCAG ATGAAGGAGTATCCTGTGGGAGCTTGCAAACTCAAGCTCAGTTTTCTTGATCTGTCAAACAACGCATTATCCGGCCTGCCACCCGAACTAG GTACAATGACAACCCTAAGAAAGCTTCTGCTTAGCGGAAATCCTATGAGGGCACTTCGTAG TTCTTTGGTTTCTGGACCAACATCAACATTGATGAAGTATCTGCGAAGCCGCCTTTCGTCTGAGGAGGAAG CATCAGGGTCTAGAGCCACCCCAACAAAAGTTGACCAGATTTCTGCAGCAAGACGATTATCTGTATCTTCAAAG GAGTTGAATTTGAGTGGTCTTGGTGTGCCCAATGTACCCCCTGCAGCTTGGGAGACAAGTGATGTGGTGAAACTTGATCTTTCTAAGAACTTGATAGAAGATCTGCCAAATGAGTTGTCCCTGTGCTCATCACTTCAA GCTTTGATTCTGTCTAATAACAAGATAAAAAAGTGGCCTGGCATGGTTGTTTCCTCCCTTCCCAGTCTCACTTCCTTGAAGCTGGACAATAATCCTCTAGCAGAG ATATCGCCCACTGATCTCGAGTCTCTATCAAAACTTGAAATTCTGGATTTAAGTGGCAATGCCTCCTCATTGAGTGAACCTTCTGTGGTTTCTTCATTACCACAACTGCAGGAACTATATCTTAG GCGAATGAAACTTCAGGAATTTCCTATTGGGCTTGTACAATTAAAACATCTACGGATTCTTAACCTGAGTCAAAATAATCTCACAACCATACCAGAG GGTATTAAGGATTTTAGTGCTCTCATCGAGCTAGATCTTTCAGACAACAATATAACAAGGCTTCCAGCTGAGCTG GGTCTGCTTGAGCCTAGCCTGCAAGTGCTCAAACTTGATGGAAATCCACTCAGGAG CATAAGGCGGACTGTTCTGGAGCGAGGAACGAAAGCTGTTCTCAGCTATCTCAAAGAAAAGCTTCCGTCCAACTGA